In Eptesicus fuscus isolate TK198812 chromosome 23, DD_ASM_mEF_20220401, whole genome shotgun sequence, one genomic interval encodes:
- the YWHAH gene encoding 14-3-3 protein eta: MGDREQLLQRARLAEQAERYDDMASAMKAVTELNEPLSNEDRNLLSVAYKNVVGARRSSWRVISSIEQKTMADGNEKKLEKVKAYREKIEKELETVCNDVLALLDKFLIKNCNDFQYESKVFYLKMKGDYYRYLAEVASGEKKNSVVEASEAAYKEAFEISKEHMQPTHPIRLGLALNFSVFYYEIQNAPEQACLLAKQAFDDAIAELDTLNEDSYKDSTLIMQLLRDNLTLWTSDQQDEDAGEGN; encoded by the exons ATGGGGGACCGGGAGCAGCTGCTGCAGCGGGCGCGACTGGCCGAGCAGGCGGAGCGCTACGACGACATGGCCTCCGCCATGAAGGCG GTGACAGAGCTCAACGAACCTCTCTCCAATGAAGATCGGAACCTCCTCTCTGTGGCCTACAAGAACGTGGTTGGTGCCCGGCGATCTTCCTGGAGGGTCATCAGCAGCATCGAGCAGAAGACCATGGCTGACGGGAACGAGAAGAAGCTGGAGAAGGTGAAAGCTTACCGGGAGAAGATCGAGAAGGAGCTGGAGACCGTGTGCAACGACGTCCTGGCCCTGCTGGACAAGTTCCTCATCAAGAACTGCAATGATTTCCAGTACGAGAGCAAGGTGTTCTACCTGAAAATGAAGGGCGACTACTACCGCTACCTGGCGGAGGTGGCTTCCGGGGAGAAGAAGAACAGTGTGGTCGAAGCGTCCGAGGCGGCCTACAAGGAGGCCTTTGAAATCAGCAAAGAGCACATGCAGCCGACGCACCCCATCCGGCTGGGCCTCGCCCTCAACTTCTCCGTGTTCTACTACGAGATCCAGAACGCGCCCGAGCAGGCCTGCCTCTTAGCCAAACAAGCCTTCGATGACGCCATCGCTGAGCTGGACACGCTAAACGAGGATTCCTATAAGGACTCCACGCTCATCATGCAGCTGCTGCGAGACAACCTCACCCTCTGGACGAGCGACCAGCAGGATGAAGACGCAGGAGAAGGCAACTGA